A genomic region of Psychrobacter sp. M13 contains the following coding sequences:
- a CDS encoding WG repeat-containing protein: MHFSKLLIISTLAISGYVQASSSEIEYCVHPEFQSGPYTYLGCLQDDMAIVGYVPYYGAVDTDGMEIIPPKYDLIYPFSEGVAVVMDFASKKNAYINKQGDFVTDFIFDNAREFSEGLGAVNQNPPNGIFNPDAGGWGFIDAKGEVQIPLQYQNVAYEGFKQGYAAVEQKGKWGMIDKSNNIHVPFIYDSLSNYNSDRASAELNGKDGYIDLQGKPVIPFIYDNAARFQDGVAFVRKAYKYALIDTSGKLLTPFIYDNADPFFEGVAAVMIVDKYGYILPSGQRLTEIEYDKVYPSKEGLMAVKKNDKWGYVDHSGALVIPYQFDDSRYFYSGVAEVSVDGEKFYIDQMGQRLTLP, translated from the coding sequence ATGCATTTTTCTAAACTATTAATTATCAGCACATTGGCTATTAGCGGCTATGTACAGGCCAGTAGTTCTGAAATCGAATACTGCGTGCATCCAGAATTTCAATCGGGCCCTTATACCTATTTGGGTTGTCTGCAAGATGATATGGCTATTGTTGGATACGTTCCTTATTACGGTGCCGTTGATACGGATGGGATGGAGATTATTCCGCCAAAGTACGACCTGATTTACCCTTTTTCAGAAGGAGTTGCAGTCGTTATGGATTTTGCTAGCAAGAAGAACGCTTATATTAATAAGCAAGGAGACTTTGTTACCGACTTTATATTTGATAATGCGCGTGAATTCTCTGAAGGGTTAGGGGCGGTCAATCAAAACCCACCAAACGGTATCTTTAATCCTGATGCAGGCGGTTGGGGATTTATTGATGCTAAAGGTGAGGTGCAGATTCCGCTGCAATATCAGAATGTAGCCTATGAGGGCTTTAAGCAGGGCTATGCAGCCGTTGAGCAAAAAGGCAAATGGGGCATGATCGATAAGAGCAATAACATTCATGTGCCTTTTATTTACGACTCTTTGAGCAATTACAATAGCGATAGAGCCTCTGCTGAACTCAATGGTAAGGATGGTTATATTGATCTACAAGGCAAGCCTGTCATTCCATTCATTTATGATAATGCTGCTAGATTTCAAGATGGCGTAGCCTTTGTTCGAAAGGCGTATAAGTATGCGCTAATTGATACCTCAGGTAAGCTGCTCACGCCTTTTATCTATGACAACGCTGATCCGTTTTTTGAAGGCGTAGCGGCGGTGATGATTGTCGACAAATATGGCTATATACTACCCTCAGGGCAGCGGCTAACCGAGATAGAATATGACAAGGTTTATCCTTCTAAAGAAGGATTAATGGCAGTCAAAAAAAACGATAAATGGGGCTACGTAGACCATAGTGGTGCGCTGGTGATTCCTTATCAATTCGATGACTCTCGATATTTTTATAGTGGGGTGGCGGAGGTCAGCGTCGATGGCGAAAAATTCTATATTGATCAAATGGGTCAAAGGCTTACTCTTCCATAA